A region of Candidatus Binatia bacterium DNA encodes the following proteins:
- the gatB gene encoding Asp-tRNA(Asn)/Glu-tRNA(Gln) amidotransferase subunit GatB: MNDAAKTDSTVSQEHAYGDWEPVIGLEVHAQMLTASKLFCGCSAQFGAAPNAHTCPVCMGMPGVLPVLNERALEFAVMTALATGCEIPPLARWARKNYFYPDLPKGYQISMYDQPLAVNGGIDIDTPSGPKRIRLTRIHMEEDAGKNIHDAHDEFSLVDLNRAGVPLMEIVSEPDIASPAEASAYLRALRAILQYLGVCDGNMEEGSFRCDANVSVRRRGTTAFGTRTEIKNMNSFRSVERAIDFEIRRQIDVLESGGTIVQETRLWDADRGLTASMRSKEHAHDYRYFPEPDLLPLRVDRAWIEDLRGRLPELPRARRERFVREYKIPEYDAEVLTARRDLADYFEAAVARHANAKAISNWVMGDILRLVRERKLDDALVIETWPVAPESLAKLIALIDDGTISGKIAKSVFEEMVASGADPAEIVERKGLRQVTDTSAIAAAVDQVLAQNADKVAEYRAGKEKLLGFFVGQVMKATGGKANPQAVNEILRQRLAG, from the coding sequence ATGAACGACGCCGCGAAGACGGATTCCACCGTGAGCCAGGAGCACGCGTACGGCGACTGGGAGCCCGTGATCGGGCTCGAGGTCCATGCGCAGATGCTGACCGCGTCGAAGCTGTTCTGCGGCTGCTCGGCGCAGTTCGGCGCCGCGCCCAACGCGCACACCTGCCCCGTCTGCATGGGCATGCCGGGCGTGCTGCCGGTGCTGAACGAGCGCGCGCTCGAGTTCGCCGTGATGACGGCGCTCGCGACGGGCTGCGAGATCCCGCCCCTCGCCCGCTGGGCGCGCAAGAACTACTTCTACCCAGACCTGCCGAAGGGCTACCAGATCAGCATGTACGACCAGCCGCTCGCGGTGAACGGCGGCATCGACATCGACACGCCGAGCGGCCCGAAGCGCATCCGCCTGACCCGCATCCACATGGAAGAGGACGCGGGCAAGAACATCCACGACGCGCACGACGAGTTCTCGCTGGTCGATCTGAACCGCGCGGGCGTGCCGCTGATGGAGATCGTCAGCGAGCCCGACATCGCGTCGCCCGCCGAGGCGAGCGCGTACCTGCGCGCGCTGCGCGCGATCCTGCAGTACCTCGGCGTCTGCGACGGCAACATGGAGGAAGGCAGCTTCCGCTGCGACGCCAACGTCTCGGTGCGCCGTCGCGGCACGACGGCGTTCGGCACGCGGACCGAGATCAAGAACATGAACTCGTTCCGCAGCGTCGAGCGCGCGATCGACTTCGAGATCCGCCGGCAGATCGACGTCCTCGAGTCGGGCGGCACGATCGTGCAGGAGACGCGGCTGTGGGACGCCGACCGCGGCCTCACGGCGTCGATGCGCTCGAAGGAGCACGCGCACGACTACCGGTACTTCCCCGAGCCGGATCTGCTGCCGCTGCGCGTCGATCGGGCGTGGATCGAGGATCTGCGCGGACGCCTGCCCGAGCTGCCGCGCGCGCGTCGCGAGCGCTTCGTGCGCGAGTACAAGATCCCGGAGTACGACGCCGAGGTGCTGACCGCGCGTCGCGACCTCGCCGACTACTTCGAGGCGGCGGTGGCGCGGCACGCGAACGCGAAGGCGATCTCGAACTGGGTGATGGGCGACATCCTGCGCCTCGTGCGCGAGCGCAAGCTCGACGACGCGCTGGTCATCGAGACGTGGCCCGTCGCCCCCGAGTCGCTCGCCAAGCTGATCGCGCTGATCGACGACGGCACGATCAGCGGCAAGATCGCGAAGTCGGTGTTCGAGGAGATGGTCGCGAGCGGCGCGGATCCGGCGGAGATCGTCGAGCGCAAAGGCCTGCGTCAGGTGACGGACACGAGCGCGATCGCCGCGGCCGTCGACCAGGTGCTCGCGCAGAACGCCGACAAGGTCGCCGAGTACCGCGCCGGCAAGGAGAAGCTGCTCGGCTTCTTCGTCGGTCAGGTGATGAAGGCGACCGGCGGCAAGGCGAACCCGCAGGCGGTCAACGAGATCCTGCGCCAGCGTCTCGCCGGCTGA
- the gatA gene encoding Asp-tRNA(Asn)/Glu-tRNA(Gln) amidotransferase subunit GatA → MDVPFSSIASARAALERGDISATELARAFLARVEAVEPTLHALLEVTAERALADAAAADERLARGERGPLLGIPIVLKDIFTTRGIRTTCGSRILESFVPPYDADAVERLARAGAVLIGKANLDEFAMGSSTENSAFGITRNPWDPTRVPGGSSGGSAAAVAGGEALGALGTDTGGSVRLPASYCGVCGLKPTYGRVSRYGVIAYASSLDQVGPFAWTVRDLADLLGVIAGHDPRDSTSVPKPVPDYAAALTGDVRGLRIGVPREYFAEGIAPDVERAVRAAIDALAKLGASVVDVELPHTPYAIATYYLVATAEASSNLARYDGVKYGLRAGEPGDSLLDMYRHTRDAGFGAEVKRRILLGTYALSAGYYDAYYLKALKVRTLIRRDFERAFERCDVIAAPTSPTTAFRIGEKTSDPLAMYLSDVFTTSVNLAGLPGLSVPCGFDADGLPIGLQLIAPAFAEETALRVGDAYQRASDWHERRPRLATSSSAARGEGGAA, encoded by the coding sequence ATGGACGTTCCGTTCTCCTCGATCGCGTCTGCCCGCGCCGCCCTCGAGCGCGGCGACATCTCTGCAACCGAGCTCGCGCGAGCCTTCCTCGCCCGCGTCGAAGCCGTCGAGCCGACGCTGCACGCGCTCCTCGAGGTGACCGCCGAGCGCGCGCTCGCCGACGCGGCCGCCGCCGACGAGCGCCTCGCGCGCGGCGAGCGCGGCCCGCTGCTCGGCATCCCGATCGTCCTCAAAGACATCTTCACGACGCGCGGCATCCGGACGACGTGCGGCTCGCGCATCCTCGAGAGCTTCGTCCCGCCGTACGACGCCGACGCGGTCGAGCGTCTCGCGCGCGCCGGCGCGGTGCTGATCGGCAAGGCGAACCTCGACGAGTTTGCGATGGGCTCGTCGACCGAGAACTCGGCCTTCGGCATCACGCGCAACCCGTGGGATCCGACGCGCGTGCCGGGCGGCTCGTCGGGCGGCTCGGCAGCCGCGGTCGCCGGCGGCGAGGCGCTCGGCGCGCTCGGCACCGACACCGGCGGCTCGGTGCGCCTGCCGGCGAGCTACTGCGGCGTGTGCGGGCTCAAGCCGACCTACGGCCGCGTGTCGCGCTACGGCGTGATCGCGTACGCGTCGTCGCTCGACCAGGTCGGGCCGTTCGCGTGGACGGTGCGCGACCTCGCGGACCTGCTCGGCGTCATTGCGGGGCACGACCCGCGCGACTCGACGTCGGTGCCGAAGCCCGTCCCCGACTACGCGGCCGCCTTGACGGGCGACGTCCGCGGTCTGCGGATCGGCGTGCCACGCGAGTACTTCGCCGAGGGCATCGCGCCGGACGTCGAGCGCGCGGTGCGCGCGGCGATCGACGCGCTCGCGAAGCTCGGGGCGAGCGTCGTCGACGTCGAGCTGCCGCACACGCCCTACGCGATCGCGACCTACTACCTGGTCGCGACCGCGGAAGCGTCCTCGAACCTGGCGCGCTACGACGGCGTCAAGTATGGTCTGCGGGCCGGCGAGCCGGGCGACAGCCTGCTCGACATGTACCGCCACACCCGCGACGCCGGCTTCGGCGCCGAGGTGAAGCGGCGCATCCTGCTCGGCACGTACGCGCTGTCGGCCGGCTACTACGACGCGTACTACCTCAAGGCGCTGAAGGTGCGCACGCTGATCCGCCGCGACTTCGAGCGCGCCTTCGAGCGCTGCGACGTGATCGCCGCGCCGACGTCCCCGACCACGGCGTTCCGCATCGGTGAGAAGACTTCGGATCCGCTCGCGATGTACCTCTCGGACGTGTTCACGACCTCGGTGAACCTCGCCGGGCTCCCCGGCCTCAGCGTGCCCTGCGGCTTCGACGCGGACGGGCTGCCGATCGGGCTTCAGCTGATCGCGCCGGCGTTCGCCGAGGAAACGGCGCTGCGCGTCGGCGACGCGTACCAGCGCGCGAGCGACTGGCACGAGCGCCGGCCGCGGCTCGCGACGTCCTCGAGCGCCGCACGCGGCGAGGGAGGCGCGGCATGA
- the gatC gene encoding Asp-tRNA(Asn)/Glu-tRNA(Gln) amidotransferase subunit GatC — protein sequence MPVSLKDVDHIALLARLGLTEEERTSLRDDLDAILGYVAKLETLDTTDVEPTAHVIELATPVREDRVVNEDRAEDMVANAPDRTLTYLRVPKIIE from the coding sequence ATGCCGGTTTCGCTGAAAGACGTCGATCACATCGCGCTGCTCGCGCGCCTCGGGCTCACCGAGGAGGAGCGGACGTCGCTGCGCGACGATCTCGATGCGATCCTGGGCTACGTCGCGAAGCTCGAAACGCTCGACACCACCGACGTCGAGCCGACGGCGCACGTCATCGAGCTCGCGACGCCGGTACGCGAGGACCGCGTCGTGAACGAGGATCGGGCGGAGGACATGGTCGCGAACGCGCCCGACCGCACCCTGACGTACCTCCGCGTGCCCAAGATCATCGAGTAG
- a CDS encoding DUF2760 domain-containing protein, whose translation MIALAAADAFVVYRVSRPDMLPLLSVCNEALGTGGPAAALRCTAESGLLGWLAIPVVGPLVIALVAGLLGGRRRAAVSEEASEDAAEAKEERAPELPPAAAGLRLLATLQEEARLVDFVREDIEGYSDAEIGSAVRGVHAALRKALDERLVLEPILPGEDGDQVEVPDSFEPALIRVTGKLAGGPPYRGVLRHGGWRAREVRLPTATPGSDPTIIMPAEVEVGGE comes from the coding sequence TTGATCGCCCTCGCGGCGGCCGACGCGTTCGTCGTCTACCGCGTGAGCCGTCCGGACATGCTGCCGCTCTTGTCGGTGTGCAACGAAGCGCTCGGCACGGGCGGTCCCGCGGCGGCGCTGCGCTGCACGGCGGAGTCGGGGCTGCTCGGGTGGCTCGCGATCCCGGTGGTCGGACCGCTCGTCATCGCGCTCGTCGCGGGCCTGCTCGGCGGCCGGCGTCGCGCGGCGGTGAGCGAGGAGGCGAGCGAGGACGCCGCCGAGGCGAAGGAGGAGCGCGCGCCCGAGCTACCCCCCGCGGCGGCGGGGCTGCGCCTGCTCGCGACGCTGCAAGAGGAAGCGCGTCTCGTCGACTTCGTGCGCGAGGACATCGAGGGCTACAGCGACGCGGAGATCGGCAGCGCCGTGCGCGGCGTGCACGCGGCGCTGCGCAAGGCGCTCGACGAGCGGCTCGTCCTCGAGCCGATCCTGCCCGGTGAGGACGGCGATCAGGTCGAGGTGCCGGACTCCTTCGAGCCGGCGCTGATCCGCGTCACGGGCAAGCTCGCCGGCGGACCGCCGTACCGCGGCGTGCTGCGCCACGGCGGCTGGCGCGCGCGTGAGGTCCGCCTGCCGACGGCGACGCCCGGCAGCGACCCGACGATCATCATGCCCGCCGAGGTCGAGGTCGGGGGCGAGTGA
- a CDS encoding Hsp70 family protein, translated as MKQGSTPDPSTPSRWIVGIDLGTTNSALAYVDTAELEQGAKAVEIRTLDIPQVTAPGTVEPRPLLPSFLYLATPEETAAGSFVLPWQKEASGEVVGALAAKRAAEAPDRVVSSAKSWLCNERVDRTAPILPWVPDAAQTADPEAPRRSPLAAATAYLAHLRDAWDHAFAASDPSARLALQDVFLTVPASFDAVARELTVRAAAEAGLTRIHLLEEPQAALYAWVERAGDAWRNDLKVGDILLVCDVGGGTTDFSVVLADEEEGRLELRRVAVGDHLLLGGDNMDLALAFAVRQRLASEGKRLDAWQFRGLVLACRDAKEKLLSADPPESVPLVILGRGKKLVGGTIRSELKRSEVDALLLDGFFPVVDADARAQTGDQAGLSEMGLPYASDAAITRHLASFLASHRAVADDAGAKAVGDDGMIHPTALLFNGGVMQAAALQRRVAEVVSGWAKSAGAEPPRVLPGSDLTHAVARGAAYYGLARRGRGVRIRGGTARSYYVGVASSMPAVPGQPPPVKALCVVPFGIEEGTELDVPNAEFGLLVGQEARFRFFASSTRSEDPVGLVLDEWDTEELDELPPLTARLDGRESGRVPVRLSAHVTEIGTLELWFVARDGGERWKLEFTVRESGAT; from the coding sequence GTGAAGCAGGGCAGCACACCGGATCCGTCGACGCCGAGCCGCTGGATCGTCGGCATCGACCTCGGCACGACCAACTCGGCGCTCGCGTACGTCGACACGGCGGAGCTCGAGCAAGGCGCCAAGGCGGTCGAGATCCGCACGCTCGACATTCCGCAGGTGACCGCGCCGGGAACGGTCGAGCCGCGGCCGTTGCTGCCGTCGTTTCTCTACCTCGCGACGCCGGAGGAGACGGCGGCCGGGAGCTTCGTCCTGCCGTGGCAGAAGGAGGCCTCGGGCGAGGTCGTCGGCGCGCTCGCCGCGAAGCGCGCCGCGGAAGCGCCGGACCGCGTCGTGTCGTCGGCGAAGTCGTGGCTGTGCAACGAGCGCGTCGATCGCACGGCGCCGATCCTGCCGTGGGTCCCCGACGCCGCGCAGACGGCCGATCCCGAAGCGCCGCGCCGCTCGCCGCTCGCCGCCGCGACCGCGTACCTCGCGCACCTGCGCGACGCCTGGGACCACGCGTTCGCGGCGTCCGACCCGAGCGCGCGGCTCGCGCTGCAGGACGTGTTCTTGACGGTGCCCGCGTCGTTCGACGCGGTCGCGCGCGAGCTCACGGTGCGCGCCGCCGCCGAAGCGGGCCTGACGCGCATCCACCTGCTCGAGGAGCCGCAGGCCGCGCTCTACGCCTGGGTCGAGCGCGCTGGCGACGCGTGGCGCAACGACCTCAAGGTCGGCGACATCCTGCTCGTCTGCGACGTCGGCGGCGGCACGACGGACTTCAGCGTGGTGCTGGCCGACGAGGAGGAGGGCCGCCTCGAGCTGCGCCGCGTCGCGGTCGGCGACCACCTGCTGCTCGGCGGCGACAACATGGACCTGGCGCTCGCGTTCGCGGTGCGCCAGCGCCTCGCGAGCGAGGGCAAGCGTCTCGACGCGTGGCAGTTCCGCGGGCTCGTGCTCGCCTGCCGCGACGCGAAGGAGAAGCTGCTCTCCGCGGATCCGCCGGAGTCGGTGCCGCTCGTGATCCTGGGACGCGGCAAGAAGCTCGTCGGCGGCACGATCCGCTCGGAGCTCAAGCGCAGCGAGGTCGACGCGCTGCTGCTCGACGGCTTCTTCCCGGTGGTCGACGCCGACGCGCGCGCGCAGACCGGCGACCAGGCGGGGCTCAGCGAGATGGGTCTGCCGTACGCGTCCGACGCGGCGATCACGCGTCACCTGGCGTCGTTCCTCGCCTCGCACCGCGCGGTCGCGGACGACGCCGGCGCGAAGGCGGTCGGCGACGACGGCATGATCCATCCGACCGCGCTGCTGTTCAACGGCGGCGTGATGCAGGCGGCCGCGCTGCAGCGGCGCGTCGCCGAGGTCGTCTCGGGATGGGCGAAGAGCGCCGGCGCGGAGCCGCCGCGCGTTCTCCCGGGCAGCGACTTGACGCACGCGGTCGCGCGCGGCGCGGCCTACTACGGTCTCGCGCGGCGCGGGCGCGGCGTGCGCATCCGCGGCGGCACGGCGCGCTCGTACTACGTCGGCGTCGCGAGCTCGATGCCGGCGGTGCCGGGACAGCCGCCGCCGGTGAAGGCGCTCTGCGTCGTTCCGTTCGGCATCGAGGAAGGCACCGAGCTCGACGTCCCGAACGCGGAGTTCGGTCTGCTGGTCGGCCAGGAGGCGCGCTTCCGCTTCTTCGCGTCCTCGACGCGCAGCGAGGACCCGGTCGGTCTCGTGCTCGACGAGTGGGACACCGAGGAGCTCGACGAGCTGCCGCCGCTGACGGCGCGCCTCGACGGGCGCGAGTCGGGTCGCGTGCCGGTGCGCCTGTCGGCGCACGTCACCGAGATCGGCACGCTCGAGCTGTGGTTCGTCGCGCGCGACGGCGGCGAGCGCTGGAAGCTCGAGTTCACGGTCCGCGAGTCGGGCGCGACGTGA
- a CDS encoding Hsp70 family protein: protein MSERRGRWVVGIDLGTTNTAMASVRPAAGAKVAVFPVPQLVAEGETLPRPTLPSAIYLAGEEDVPAGVLALPWREDERYVVGALARRLGDRVAGRLVTSAKSWLCHGGVDRTAAILPWGGDPSVKKLSPVAASTRILEHLRDAWNASHPDAPLAEQDVVLTVPASFDEVARELTVSAARAAGLERVRLLEEPQAAIYAWIEAHPDWREHLPAEGTVLVVDIGGGTTDFSLVAVRRGAEGLGLERIAVGEHLLLGGDNIDHALARLVAERSEEARSLDAARWQQLTSLCRDAKERLLGDDPPASVVVSVPGRGRGLIRGTVSATITREDVLRVVLDGFVPQVPHDARPRTDQGVGLSELGLPFASDPEITRHLARFLATATDPTSEDSAPPAPTAVLFNGGALKAAAMRARILDVIESWYGSRPIELAGGDLDLAVARGAAAYGRALRGHGVRIAGGAARAYYVGVAAARDASGAESARHVLCVAPRGMQEGAEIEVAVPEFEVLTNTPVRFPIYASSTRTGDAAGALLDADPTSLTELPPISTVLRFGRSLEARPIAVHLRSELTETGTLALWCISRKTDHRWRLEFDLRASDRRDAAEPQATHEAGDDDAELDAQASRPPTSGQEIVLAEERIEAATKLLHECFAARPGSDPKLLTRALEEALDAGRDAWPIAAVRRLWDVLFSLEAARERTPEHEARWLNLAGFLLRPGYGEERDAWRVEHLWRRFDAGPRFANAAQVRAEWWILWKRVAGGLTRQQQQVLLQFIRPHLMPEKAKKSKLRWKAGPQELREMWQVAASLERLPAGTRAELAQALAPRVVKGKAGDAEIWALGRLAARAPIGGPVSSVIDPRLVEPWLEALLAATWERKSAVALAVAQMARLTGDRARDIDPGLRERLAERLASETEGRRLARWLREVVTIGVQEQALVLAESLPVGLRLATSA, encoded by the coding sequence GTGAGCGAGCGACGCGGACGCTGGGTCGTCGGCATCGACCTCGGCACCACCAACACCGCGATGGCGAGCGTGCGACCTGCCGCCGGCGCCAAGGTCGCGGTGTTCCCGGTCCCGCAGCTCGTCGCCGAGGGCGAGACGCTGCCGCGCCCGACGCTGCCGTCCGCGATCTACCTCGCGGGCGAAGAGGACGTGCCCGCCGGCGTGCTCGCGCTGCCGTGGCGCGAGGATGAGCGCTACGTCGTCGGCGCGCTCGCGCGCCGCCTGGGCGATCGCGTCGCGGGACGGCTCGTGACGTCCGCGAAGTCGTGGCTCTGCCACGGCGGCGTCGATCGCACGGCGGCGATCCTGCCGTGGGGCGGCGACCCGTCGGTGAAGAAGCTCTCGCCGGTCGCGGCCTCGACGCGGATCCTCGAGCACCTGCGCGACGCATGGAACGCGTCGCATCCCGACGCGCCGCTCGCCGAGCAGGACGTCGTGCTCACCGTGCCGGCGTCGTTCGACGAGGTCGCGCGCGAGCTGACCGTCAGCGCGGCGCGCGCGGCCGGGCTCGAGCGCGTGCGCCTGCTCGAGGAGCCGCAGGCCGCGATCTACGCGTGGATCGAGGCGCACCCCGACTGGCGCGAGCACCTGCCCGCCGAGGGCACGGTGCTCGTCGTCGACATCGGCGGCGGCACGACGGACTTCTCGCTCGTGGCCGTGCGTCGCGGCGCGGAAGGTCTCGGCCTCGAGCGCATCGCGGTCGGCGAGCACCTGCTGCTCGGTGGCGACAACATCGACCACGCGCTCGCGCGCCTCGTCGCCGAGCGCAGCGAGGAGGCGCGCTCGCTCGACGCCGCACGCTGGCAGCAGCTCACCTCGCTGTGCCGCGACGCGAAGGAGCGCCTGCTCGGCGACGATCCACCGGCGAGCGTCGTGGTGTCGGTCCCGGGGCGCGGACGCGGGCTGATCCGCGGCACGGTGAGCGCGACGATCACGAGGGAGGACGTCCTGCGGGTCGTGCTCGACGGCTTCGTGCCGCAGGTGCCGCACGACGCGCGGCCGCGCACCGATCAGGGCGTCGGTCTGAGCGAGCTCGGGCTGCCGTTCGCGAGCGATCCCGAGATCACCCGCCACCTCGCACGCTTCCTCGCGACGGCGACCGATCCGACGTCCGAAGATTCCGCGCCGCCCGCGCCGACCGCCGTGCTGTTCAACGGCGGCGCGCTCAAGGCGGCGGCGATGCGCGCGCGCATCCTCGACGTGATCGAGTCGTGGTACGGCTCGCGTCCGATCGAGCTCGCGGGCGGCGACCTCGACCTCGCGGTTGCGCGTGGTGCCGCGGCGTACGGGCGCGCGCTGCGCGGCCACGGCGTCCGCATCGCGGGCGGCGCGGCGCGCGCGTACTACGTCGGCGTCGCGGCGGCGCGCGACGCGAGCGGTGCGGAGAGCGCGCGCCACGTGCTCTGCGTCGCGCCGCGCGGCATGCAGGAAGGCGCCGAGATCGAGGTCGCGGTGCCGGAGTTCGAGGTCCTGACCAACACCCCCGTGCGCTTCCCGATCTACGCGTCGTCGACGCGCACGGGCGACGCCGCCGGCGCGCTGCTCGACGCCGATCCGACGTCGCTCACCGAGCTGCCGCCGATCTCGACCGTGCTGCGCTTCGGACGCTCGCTCGAAGCACGACCGATCGCCGTGCACCTGCGCTCGGAGCTCACGGAGACCGGCACGCTCGCGCTCTGGTGCATCTCGCGGAAGACCGATCACCGCTGGCGGCTCGAGTTCGACCTGCGCGCGAGCGACCGTCGCGACGCCGCCGAGCCGCAAGCGACGCACGAAGCGGGCGACGACGACGCCGAGCTCGACGCGCAGGCGTCCCGCCCGCCGACCTCCGGCCAGGAGATCGTCCTCGCCGAGGAGCGCATCGAGGCCGCGACCAAGCTTCTCCACGAGTGCTTCGCGGCGCGCCCCGGCAGCGACCCGAAGCTGCTGACGCGCGCGCTCGAGGAAGCGCTCGACGCCGGGCGCGACGCTTGGCCGATCGCGGCGGTGCGCCGGCTGTGGGACGTGCTGTTCTCGCTCGAGGCAGCGCGCGAGCGCACGCCCGAGCACGAGGCGCGCTGGCTCAACCTCGCGGGCTTCCTCCTTCGTCCGGGCTACGGCGAGGAGCGCGACGCGTGGCGCGTCGAGCACCTGTGGCGTCGCTTCGACGCGGGCCCGCGCTTCGCCAACGCGGCGCAGGTGCGCGCCGAGTGGTGGATCCTCTGGAAGCGCGTCGCGGGCGGGCTGACGCGACAGCAGCAGCAGGTGCTCCTGCAGTTCATCCGGCCGCACCTGATGCCCGAGAAGGCGAAGAAGTCGAAGCTGCGCTGGAAGGCCGGTCCGCAGGAGCTGCGCGAGATGTGGCAGGTCGCGGCGTCGCTCGAGCGCCTGCCGGCGGGGACGCGCGCCGAGCTCGCGCAGGCGCTCGCGCCGCGCGTCGTCAAGGGCAAGGCGGGCGACGCCGAGATCTGGGCGCTCGGACGGCTCGCGGCGCGCGCGCCGATCGGCGGCCCGGTGAGCAGCGTCATCGACCCGCGTCTCGTCGAGCCGTGGCTCGAGGCGCTGCTCGCGGCGACGTGGGAGCGAAAGTCCGCCGTCGCGCTCGCCGTCGCGCAGATGGCGCGGCTCACCGGCGATCGCGCGCGCGACATCGATCCCGGGCTGCGCGAGCGCCTCGCGGAGCGTCTGGCGAGCGAGACGGAAGGACGTCGACTCGCGCGCTGGCTGCGCGAGGTGGTGACGATCGGCGTGCAGGAGCAGGCGCTGGTGCTCGCCGAGTCGCTGCCGGTGGGCTTGCGGCTCGCGACTTCTGCTTGA
- a CDS encoding YraN family protein, whose translation MPAPTDAKDPRLARGRAAEDAAARFLERQGYELIARNVWLCGAELDLVARDGDTVVFVEVRSRSHRRFGSPVETVGFRKAVRVARAAQAFLSLRGWSGRPARFDVVGVDWTPSGARCTLVRAAFESPF comes from the coding sequence ATGCCTGCGCCCACGGACGCCAAGGACCCGCGTCTCGCGCGCGGTCGCGCCGCGGAGGACGCCGCCGCGCGCTTCCTCGAGCGCCAGGGCTACGAGCTGATCGCGCGCAACGTGTGGCTGTGCGGGGCGGAGCTCGATCTCGTCGCGCGTGACGGCGACACGGTGGTGTTCGTCGAGGTGCGCTCGCGCTCGCACCGGCGCTTCGGCAGCCCGGTCGAGACCGTCGGCTTTCGCAAGGCCGTCCGCGTCGCGCGCGCCGCGCAGGCGTTCCTCTCGCTGCGCGGCTGGAGCGGACGTCCGGCGCGCTTCGACGTCGTCGGCGTCGACTGGACGCCGTCCGGGGCGCGCTGCACGCTCGTGCGTGCGGCCTTCGAGAGCCCCTTCTAG
- the serS gene encoding serine--tRNA ligase, whose amino-acid sequence MLDIKLIRERPDFVKAELAKVQCPASLIDDLLAADRERREALHRLETLQAERNRKSKEIGALPPEQRKAAGAALKSLSEDIAAAEAKAAEAERRFDGLMLEIPNLPAENVPVGKDESENVVVRTVGEIPKFDFTPLPHWDLGPALGAIDFERGVKISGTRFYILTGVGARLQRALISFMLDLHTREHGYVEVYPPAMVKRECLVGTGNLPKFADTVYHDAEEDFWFVPTAEVPVTNLYREEVLDGSLLPIKHVAYSPCFRREKMSAGRDVRGIKRGHQFDKVELVKFTRPEDSDRELLSLLDDAEDVCRRLGLTHRVVQMCTGDLSFTAAIKYDVEVWAPGCGEWLEVSSCSSFRDFQARRANIRYRPAPQAKPEFVHTLNGSGLALPRVMIAVLETYQLADGSVRVPEVLRPYLGGDEVLRPV is encoded by the coding sequence ATGCTCGACATCAAGCTGATCCGCGAGCGGCCGGATTTCGTCAAGGCGGAGCTCGCGAAAGTGCAGTGTCCGGCCTCTCTGATCGACGATCTGCTGGCCGCGGATCGCGAGCGTCGGGAGGCGCTCCACCGGCTCGAGACGCTCCAGGCGGAGCGCAACCGGAAGTCGAAGGAGATCGGTGCGCTGCCGCCCGAGCAGCGCAAGGCGGCCGGTGCGGCGCTGAAGTCGCTGTCCGAGGACATCGCGGCCGCGGAAGCGAAGGCGGCCGAGGCGGAGCGCCGCTTCGACGGCCTGATGCTCGAGATCCCGAACCTGCCCGCCGAGAACGTTCCGGTCGGGAAGGACGAGAGCGAGAACGTCGTCGTCCGCACCGTCGGCGAGATACCGAAGTTCGACTTCACGCCGCTGCCGCACTGGGACCTCGGTCCGGCGCTGGGCGCGATCGACTTCGAGCGCGGCGTCAAGATCTCCGGCACGCGCTTCTACATCCTGACCGGCGTCGGGGCGCGGCTGCAGCGCGCGCTGATCTCGTTCATGCTCGACCTGCACACGCGCGAGCACGGCTACGTCGAGGTCTACCCGCCGGCGATGGTGAAGCGCGAGTGCCTCGTGGGAACCGGCAACCTGCCGAAGTTCGCCGACACGGTCTACCACGACGCCGAGGAGGACTTCTGGTTCGTGCCCACGGCCGAGGTCCCCGTGACCAACCTGTACCGCGAGGAGGTGCTCGACGGCTCGCTGCTGCCGATCAAGCACGTCGCCTACTCGCCGTGCTTCCGCCGCGAGAAGATGTCCGCGGGACGCGACGTCCGCGGCATCAAGCGCGGGCACCAGTTCGACAAGGTCGAGCTCGTCAAGTTCACGCGCCCCGAGGACTCGGACCGCGAGCTCTTGTCCCTGCTCGACGACGCCGAGGACGTCTGTCGTCGCCTCGGGCTCACGCACCGCGTGGTGCAGATGTGCACCGGGGATCTGAGCTTCACCGCGGCGATCAAGTACGACGTCGAGGTCTGGGCGCCGGGCTGCGGCGAGTGGCTCGAGGTCAGCTCGTGCTCGAGCTTCCGCGACTTCCAGGCGCGCCGCGCGAACATCCGCTACCGGCCGGCGCCGCAGGCGAAGCCCGAGTTCGTGCACACGCTGAACGGCTCGGGGCTCGCGCTGCCGCGCGTGATGATCGCGGTGCTCGAGACCTACCAGCTCGCGGACGGCTCGGTGCGCGTCCCCGAGGTGCTGCGTCCGTACCTCGGCGGCGACGAGGTGCTGCGCCCGGTCTGA